The genomic window ACCTTTCTAAAATGCTTGTGTGCTTCTCTTGAAGGGGATTTGTGCACTGTCCCAGAAGAAACAGCAGCCTGCTCTACCATCAGTTAAGGATTACAGTCTCTCCGAGTTGTTGTCCCAGTTGGATTCAGGGATTTCACAGACTATGGAAGGCCCTGAGGATCTCAGCCGCAGCTCTTCTGAGTCCAAACTTGCCTCCAGTGACAAGCGCCTTTCAGGAGTTTCATCTGTAGATTCAGCTTTCTCATCCAGAggctctctttccctttcttttgaaAGGGAGAGTTCAGGTAATGGTCAGGTTTTCCTTTGTAGTTGTTTGGACTGGGGCATGGGAGTCAATGGTTTGGAGAGTAGAATAACATTCTGGAAATTACTGTTAGCCTTGCTTTCTCTTGCTGTCAGCACTACAAATTTGTTTACTGGAGGTagttatttaaaaggaaaaaataaaaattaaaaaaattttgtggTTCCCAAATATGATCTAATGAGAAATAGTAAATCCCATTTACTTTTGTAAAGGAATAAACTCCCATTAAAGCAATTACAGAATCAGTCATGTAGAGGTTGGTTGGAAGGGAGGTGACTAGTTACTAGTCCAGCATCCCACTTGACATGGCATTAAAGCCACTGCCCAGTCAGGTCAGCTGAGTTTGTGGCTTTTTCAGTTATACTAAGCCTAAACCTGAGCACCTTAGCTTTTGAGAGGACTCAAGCCACCCTCTCAGCAGCCCCAATGACCACTGTAATAAAGAGCCCCTCACTTTCCAGTCCAGTGCTGCAAACCCCAGACATTTGTTTTCCAGTTAGGTAAAAAATGGTTAGTGCAGGGAGATGAACCACAACATCCTTCAGTCTTCATGCCACAAGAGACAGAGTTAATGGGGTCCCAGATCTGACCTGAAAATGTTCTGGGACTCCTGTGGGGTGGGGGGATGGAttgctctgcaggcagctcaTTGCCTAAGACACGGACAGGTAAGGTGTGACGAGTATCAGAATTGTGATGCTTGCTGTCTTTTCCATAGAATcttagaacagtttgggttggaatggacctttaATGAGCAGAGACACCTTCAACCAGATGAAGCTAAATGTTTCCAGGGagggggcatccaccacctctctgggtaacctgttccagtgtttcaccaccctcaaaaatctttttcttccttctatcCATTTAGATATTGGTACTACAGACATACAGAAGAGGAAGCTAACGGAGGCAATTTTATCTGGAGATACCAGCAAGCTGATGAAGATCCTCCAGCCTCAAGATGTTGACATTGTTTTAGATGGGAACTCCAGTCTTCTGCACTTGGCTGTTGAAGCAGGTcaagaagaatgtgtcaagtggCTCCTGCTGTACAATGCTAACCCTAACCTCACCAACAAGAAAGGGTCCACTCCTCTTCACATAGCCAttgagaagaaatttaaaagcattGTGGAGCTGATTATGGCCAGGAAAATCAACGTCAATGCCAAAGATGAGGACCAGTGGACTGCTCTTCACTTTGCTGCCCAAAATGGGGATGATTTCAGCACCAAAATGCTGCTTGATAAGAATGCATCCTTGAACGAGGTGGATTTTGAGGGCAGATCCCCCATCCACATAGCCTGCCAGTACGGCCAGGAGAACATCGTGCGGATCCTGCTGAGAAGAGGCGTCAACGTGAACATCAAGGGAAAGGACGACTGGGTGCCCCTTCACTACGCTGCCTGGCAAGGCCACCTCCCCATTGTGAAGCTGCTGGCCAAGCAGCGCGGCGCCGACGTCAACGTGCAGACCGTGGACGGAAGGACCTCGCTCCACCTGGCCGCCCAGCGGGGTCACTACCGCGTCGCCCGCCTCCTCATCGACCTGGAGTCGGACGTCAACGTCCGGAACGGGCTCCTGCAGACTGCTCTCCACATAGCTGCTGAAACTGGCcacaccagcacctccaggctGCTCCTCAAGCACGGGGCAGACATCGAGGCTGCCACAGCAGAAGGATACACGGCCCTGCACTTGGCATCTCGCAGCGGCCACTTAGCCACAACAAAGCTGCTGATGGATGAAAGGGCCAGTGTTCTAGCCAAAGGCCCTTTAAGTAGGACAGCATTACACCTTGCGGCAGAAAACGGGCACTCTGAAGTAGTAGAAGAACTTGTCAGTGCAGAAAATATCAATATTTCTGACAGTGAGGGGTTCACAGCTCTCCACCTGGCTGCGCGAGGGGGGTACGCGAAAACAGTGGAGGTTCTCCTGAAGCACGGGGCTCACACTGACATGCCGAGAGCCAGATGTCAGACCCTGCTCCCGcctgctcagcagagcaggaataGCTCACTTACCGCGTTGTTAAGTGACACTTAATCAGAAGGTGCCGAGTGGTGCCTTTTTACCTGGTGTGAGGAGGCTGCTGGAGCTCGGCTCTTCAGGGCCTTCCCCAGTTGTGCAGGGGTGCACTGACCAgcggtggcagctgctggacTGAGGTGTTTGAGTGTGACTGAGGCCAGGTGCAAGGCCAAGAGCTGGAGTCTGCCACGCCGTGGTCTGTGTCATTCATTCTATGCCTGCCAGCCCTGCATGGATCCAGACATTCCCCTCCCAAGGACGTTGTGAGAGAAGGATGCAATTTCTGCATtccccctgcttttttttttttttttaatgtgccaTACTAATTTAAGAACTAACattatgcttttttttattttcctcaaaacaaaaagaaaaaaaaaa from Corvus hawaiiensis isolate bCorHaw1 chromosome 2, bCorHaw1.pri.cur, whole genome shotgun sequence includes these protein-coding regions:
- the RIPK4 gene encoding receptor-interacting serine/threonine-protein kinase 4 gives rise to the protein MARDGGSPWAMGLLKTFEESEFSSWEKIGSGGFGQVYKVRHLHWKTWLAIKCSPSLHVDEKERMELLEEARKMEMAKFRYILPVYGICKEPVGLVMEYMETGSLEKLLASEPLPWELRFRIIHETAVGMNFLHCMSPPLLHLDLKPANILLDAHYHVKISDFGLAKCNGLSHSHDISIDGLCGTIAYLPPERIKEKNRCFDTKHDVYSFSIVVWGVLTQKKPFAEEINILHIMVKVVKGHRPELPAVSKSRPHSCNNLIKLMQKCWQDDPGERPTFQEITSETEALCEKPEDETKEMITQDLDTKNAPEQQPEGICALSQKKQQPALPSVKDYSLSELLSQLDSGISQTMEGPEDLSRSSSESKLASSDKRLSGVSSVDSAFSSRGSLSLSFERESSDIGTTDIQKRKLTEAILSGDTSKLMKILQPQDVDIVLDGNSSLLHLAVEAGQEECVKWLLLYNANPNLTNKKGSTPLHIAIEKKFKSIVELIMARKINVNAKDEDQWTALHFAAQNGDDFSTKMLLDKNASLNEVDFEGRSPIHIACQYGQENIVRILLRRGVNVNIKGKDDWVPLHYAAWQGHLPIVKLLAKQRGADVNVQTVDGRTSLHLAAQRGHYRVARLLIDLESDVNVRNGLLQTALHIAAETGHTSTSRLLLKHGADIEAATAEGYTALHLASRSGHLATTKLLMDERASVLAKGPLSRTALHLAAENGHSEVVEELVSAENINISDSEGFTALHLAARGGYAKTVEVLLKHGAHTDMPRARCQTLLPPAQQSRNSSLTALLSDT